In Myripristis murdjan chromosome 2, fMyrMur1.1, whole genome shotgun sequence, a genomic segment contains:
- the LOC115372291 gene encoding radixin-like isoform X1 has protein sequence MPKPINVRVTTMDAELEFAIQPNTTGKQLFDQVVKTVGLREVWFFGLQYVDSKGYSTWLKLNKKVTQQDVKKENPLQFKFRAKFFPEDVSEELIQEITQRLFFLQVKENILNDENYCPPETAVLLASYSVQAKYADYSKDIHKPGYLTHDRLLPQRVLEQHKLTKEQWEDRIQTWHEEHRGMLREDAMMEYLKIAQDLEMYGVNYFEIKNKKGTELWLGVDALGLNIYEHEDKLTPKIGFPWSEIRNISFNDKKFVIKPIDKKAPDFVFYAPRLRINKRILALCMGNHELYMRRRKPDTIEVQQMKAQAREEKHHKQMERAQLENEKKKREHAEKEKERIEREKDELIERLRQIEEQTLRAQKELEEQTRRALELEQERKKAREEAERLEKDRQAAEEAKSELAKQAADQMKNQEQLAAELGEFTAKIALLEEAKRKKEEEATEWQHKAMSAQEDLEKTKEELKVAMTSVPVPAGGHNESEHDEQDENHAEASAELSNEGVSHIDLRSEEERITEAQKNERVKKQLQALSSELADARDETKKTQNDVLHAENVKAGRDKYKTLRQIRQGNTKQRIDEFESM, from the exons ATGCCTAAACCG atcAATGTGCGTGTGACCACCATGGATGCAGAGCTGGAGTTTGCCATCCAGCCGAATACCACGGGCAAACAGCTCTTCGACCAG GTGGTGAAGACGGTGGGTCTGCGCGAGGTCTGGTTCTTCGGCCTGCAGTATGTGGACAGCAAAGGCTACAGCACCTGGCTCAAACTGAACAAGAAG GTGACGCAGCAGGATGTGAAGAAGGAAAACCCTCTGCAGTTCAAGTTCAGAGCCAAGTTCTTCCCGGAGGATGTCTCTGAGGAGCTGATTCAAGAAATCACCCAGAGACTGTTTTTCCTGCAG gTGAAAGAGAATATCCTGAACGATGAGAACTACTGTCCACCAGAGACGGCCGTCCTGCTGGCCTCCTACTCCGTCCAGGCCAAGTATGCCGACTACAGCAAAGACATCCACAAGCCTGGGTACCTCACCCACGACAGACTGCTGCcacagag AGTCCTGGAGCAGCACAAGCTGACCAAGGAGCAGTGGGAGGACAGGATACAGACTTGGCACGAGGAACACAGAGGAAtgctcag AGAGGATGCCATGATGGAGTATCTCAAAATTGCCCAGGACTTGGAGATGTACGGCGTCAACTACTTTGAGATCAAAAACAAGAAGGGCACAGAGCTATGGCTGGGGGTGGACGCCCTGGGCCTCAACATCTACGAACACGAGGACAA GTTGACACCAAAGATTGGCTTCCCTTGGAGTGAGATTAGAAACATCTCCTTCAATGACAAGAAGTTTGTCATCAAGCCTATTGACAAGAAAGCTCCT GACTTTGTGTTTTACGCCCCACGGTTGCGTATCAACAAGCGCATCCTGGCTCTGTGTATGGGCAACCACGAACTGtacatgaggaggaggaagcccGACACCATCGAGGTGCAGCAGATGAAGGCTCAGGCCAGAGAGGAGAAGCACCACAAACAGATGGAGAG GGCCCAGCTGgagaatgagaagaagaagcGAGAGcatgcagagaaagagaaggagaggatagagcgagagaaagaTGAGCTCATCGAGAGGCTGAGGCAGATTGAAGAGCAGACGCTCAGAGCTCAGAAAG AGCTAGAGGAGCAGACTCGCCGGGCCctggagctggagcaggagagaaagaaggcGAGGGAGGAGGCTGAGCGGCTGGAGAAGGACAGACAGGCTGCAGAGGAGGCCAAGTCCGAGCTGGCCAAACAGGCCGCAGACCAGATGAAGAACCAGGaacagctg GCTGCTGAGTTGGGTGAATTCACAGCGAAGATCGCTCTCCTGGAGgaagcaaagaggaaaaaagaggaggaggccaCCGAGTGGCAGCACAAG GCCATGTCCGCCCAGGAGGACCTGGAGAAGAccaaggaggagctgaaggtAGCCATGACGTCGGTGCCAGTACCGGCGGGCGGCCACAACGAGAGCGAGCATGACGAGCAGGACGAGAACCACGCGGAGGCCAGCGCCGAGCTCTCCAACGAGGGCGTCAGCCACATCGACCTGCGCAGCGAGGAGGAGCGCATCACCGAGGCACAGAAGAACGAGAGAGTCAAGAAGCAGCTGCAG GCGCTGAGCTCAGAGTTGGCTGACGCCAGAGATGAAACCAAGAAGACGCAGAACGACGTGCTGCATGCCGAGAACGTCAAGGCGGGCCGAGACAAATACAAGACGCTGCGCCAGATCCGACAGGGCAACACCAAGCAGCGCATCGACGAGTTTGAGTCCATGTGA
- the LOC115372291 gene encoding radixin-like isoform X2 produces MQSWSLPSSRIPRANSSSTRVLEQHKLTKEQWEDRIQTWHEEHRGMLREDAMMEYLKIAQDLEMYGVNYFEIKNKKGTELWLGVDALGLNIYEHEDKLTPKIGFPWSEIRNISFNDKKFVIKPIDKKAPDFVFYAPRLRINKRILALCMGNHELYMRRRKPDTIEVQQMKAQAREEKHHKQMERAQLENEKKKREHAEKEKERIEREKDELIERLRQIEEQTLRAQKELEEQTRRALELEQERKKAREEAERLEKDRQAAEEAKSELAKQAADQMKNQEQLAAELGEFTAKIALLEEAKRKKEEEATEWQHKAMSAQEDLEKTKEELKVAMTSVPVPAGGHNESEHDEQDENHAEASAELSNEGVSHIDLRSEEERITEAQKNERVKKQLQALSSELADARDETKKTQNDVLHAENVKAGRDKYKTLRQIRQGNTKQRIDEFESM; encoded by the exons ATGCAGAGCTGGAGTTTGCCATCCAGCCGAATACCACGGGCAAACAGCTCTTCGACCAG AGTCCTGGAGCAGCACAAGCTGACCAAGGAGCAGTGGGAGGACAGGATACAGACTTGGCACGAGGAACACAGAGGAAtgctcag AGAGGATGCCATGATGGAGTATCTCAAAATTGCCCAGGACTTGGAGATGTACGGCGTCAACTACTTTGAGATCAAAAACAAGAAGGGCACAGAGCTATGGCTGGGGGTGGACGCCCTGGGCCTCAACATCTACGAACACGAGGACAA GTTGACACCAAAGATTGGCTTCCCTTGGAGTGAGATTAGAAACATCTCCTTCAATGACAAGAAGTTTGTCATCAAGCCTATTGACAAGAAAGCTCCT GACTTTGTGTTTTACGCCCCACGGTTGCGTATCAACAAGCGCATCCTGGCTCTGTGTATGGGCAACCACGAACTGtacatgaggaggaggaagcccGACACCATCGAGGTGCAGCAGATGAAGGCTCAGGCCAGAGAGGAGAAGCACCACAAACAGATGGAGAG GGCCCAGCTGgagaatgagaagaagaagcGAGAGcatgcagagaaagagaaggagaggatagagcgagagaaagaTGAGCTCATCGAGAGGCTGAGGCAGATTGAAGAGCAGACGCTCAGAGCTCAGAAAG AGCTAGAGGAGCAGACTCGCCGGGCCctggagctggagcaggagagaaagaaggcGAGGGAGGAGGCTGAGCGGCTGGAGAAGGACAGACAGGCTGCAGAGGAGGCCAAGTCCGAGCTGGCCAAACAGGCCGCAGACCAGATGAAGAACCAGGaacagctg GCTGCTGAGTTGGGTGAATTCACAGCGAAGATCGCTCTCCTGGAGgaagcaaagaggaaaaaagaggaggaggccaCCGAGTGGCAGCACAAG GCCATGTCCGCCCAGGAGGACCTGGAGAAGAccaaggaggagctgaaggtAGCCATGACGTCGGTGCCAGTACCGGCGGGCGGCCACAACGAGAGCGAGCATGACGAGCAGGACGAGAACCACGCGGAGGCCAGCGCCGAGCTCTCCAACGAGGGCGTCAGCCACATCGACCTGCGCAGCGAGGAGGAGCGCATCACCGAGGCACAGAAGAACGAGAGAGTCAAGAAGCAGCTGCAG GCGCTGAGCTCAGAGTTGGCTGACGCCAGAGATGAAACCAAGAAGACGCAGAACGACGTGCTGCATGCCGAGAACGTCAAGGCGGGCCGAGACAAATACAAGACGCTGCGCCAGATCCGACAGGGCAACACCAAGCAGCGCATCGACGAGTTTGAGTCCATGTGA